TCTACACCATCCCCCTGGAACGCCTGAACGGAGAACCCGCCACCCTGGGGGATTACGCCGGGCGGGTGCTGCTCATCGTCAATACGGCCAGCCGCTGCGGCTTTACCCCCCAGTATCAGGGGCTGGAAGCCCTCCACCGCCGCTACGGGGACCAGGGGCTCACGGTCCTGGGCTTTCCCTGCAATCAGTTCGGCGGCCAGGAGCCGGGAGACGCCGCAGAAATCGGCGCCTTTTGCGAAAAAAATTACGGGGTAAGTTTTCCCCTCTTCGCCAAAATCCAGGTGAACGGCCCCCAGGCCCATCCCCTTTACCAGGCCCTCAAGGCCGCCGCCCCCGGGGTACTGGGCAGCGAGGCCATCAAGTGGAACTTCACCAAATTCCTGGTGAATCGCCAGGGCCGGGTCACCCAGC
This sequence is a window from Azospira inquinata. Protein-coding genes within it:
- a CDS encoding glutathione peroxidase translates to MADQPDLYTIPLERLNGEPATLGDYAGRVLLIVNTASRCGFTPQYQGLEALHRRYGDQGLTVLGFPCNQFGGQEPGDAAEIGAFCEKNYGVSFPLFAKIQVNGPQAHPLYQALKAAAPGVLGSEAIKWNFTKFLVNRQGRVTQRYAPTTRPEELAGDIEALLQA